One part of the Pseudopipra pipra isolate bDixPip1 chromosome 3, bDixPip1.hap1, whole genome shotgun sequence genome encodes these proteins:
- the LOC135410697 gene encoding endogenous retrovirus group K member 7 Gag polyprotein-like, translating into MGLTLSTSQKFVYRRLKDFVIEHGHPLDKKSAKALARWLDRQGFAIHDTISIDKWQALGYNLWRDSDRGNKLAKEALIAWRLILMVLQHQMMNANTSLAKDTVKDMDTKTDSNGTQNGGEDTDIDTTLEDGGRERGRKRRSQNGGEEGPQRHPERRGEGEERGKPAREKKRRAPVAPPRGPPHPPPTRGARSPSPDAPSDTPTSATPVSSPDASPSRHQQEVVGGARAKAKLSFRKDGRARRPHGTRAYPAHRDSDYDDGWAPRSPERQSSVPDIWEAFREEAARAQDVEFLRAFPVYYEEGKPPEWRPVSYPMLKDIKKAIVEYGLGAPFTIGLLESFFLAYTLIPYDIRAVIGGLFTTVQASVFEAEWKKRIVAFVNEKMERRGIPTRQAIDMLYGEGNYSNRGDQTRLDPKLLNTTKELALEAVKRVADAYVQAPSFTLINQGTKEPFVDFITRLKEAIARQVQQKESQEILFNRLVIEKANEDCQRVLKMLKDPTLLEMIEACKNVYSNANKARVMAAAFSGPQHCFECGEKGHFRKHCPKYRSEPNLPNTLCRRCGKGRHWTANCRSKTNLNGEPLSPKPSPKLRKKVTFSSMPNLSHCPCEQSGNGELSARGGAMTQVAPHSILRQPRPATP; encoded by the coding sequence ATGGGTCTGACACTCTCCACCTCTCAAAAGTTTGTGTATAGACGCCTCAAAGACTTCGTCATCGAGCACGGCCACCCGCTCGATAAAAAATCAGCCAAAGCGTTAGCGAGGTGGCTGGACCGCCAGGGCTTTGCCATACATGATACCATCTCAATCGACAAATGGCAAGCCCTAGGATATAACCTGTGGCGGGACTCTGACAGAGGCAATAAATTAGCCAAGGAGGCGTTAATTGCTTGGAGGCTCATTCTGATGGTGCTACAGCACCAAATGATGAATGCGAACACCAGCCTCGCCAAGGACACAGTTAAGGACATGGACACTAAAACTGACTCTAACGGCACACAAAATGGCGGGGAGGACACAGACATAGACACCACCCTAGAAGATGGCGGGAGGGAGCGCGGAAGAAAGCGTCGATCTCAAAATGGCGGCGAGGAGGGACCTCAGCGACACCCAGAGAGAAGGGGGGAGGGTGAAGAGCGCGGGAAACCAGCGCGGGAAAAGAAGAGGCGGGCCCCTGTAGCTCCACCCCGTGGGCCGCCTCACCCTCCTCCCACTCGCGGCGCGAGAAGTCCCTCCCCCGACGCGCCTTCCGACACGCCCACTTCCGCCACCCCAGTCTCCTCCCCGGACGCGTCCCCTTCACGACATCAGCAGGAAGTAGTGGGCGGGGCTAGGGCAAAGGCCAAGCTCTCCTTCCGGAAAGATGGCCGCGCCCGTAGGCCCCATGGCACCAGGGCCTACCCCGCTCACCGGGACTCAGATTATGACGATGGATGGGCGCCGCGCTCCCCGGAAAGGCAGTCCTCCGTTCCGGATATCTGGGAGGCCTTCCGGGAGGAAGCGGCACGAGCCCAAGATGTTGAATTCCTCAGGGCATTTCCGGTCTATTACGAGGAGGGGAAACCCCCCGAGTGGAGACCGGTGTCCTATCCAATGTTAAAGGACATCAAAAAGGCAATCGTGGAGTATGGGTTGGGGGCCCCATTCACTATAGGCCTCTTGGAATCCTTCTTCCTTGCATATACGCTAATCCCCTATGACATTCGGGCCGTCATAGGAGGTCTTTTCACCACCGTTCAAGCCTCGGTTTTCGAggctgaatggaaaaaaagaatcgTTGCCTTTGTCAAcgaaaaaatggaaagaagggGGATTCCAACCAGGCAGGCCATTGACATGCTTTATGGCGAAGGGAATTACTCCAACAGGGGGGATCAGACCCGATTAGACCCCAAATTATTAAATACAACCAAAGAATTGGCTTTAGAAGCAGTTAAAAGAGTGGCAGACGCCTATGTGCAGGCGCCCTCTTTTACACTGATAAATCAGGGAACCAAAGAGCCTTTTGTAGATTTTATTACAAGGCTCAAAGAGGCAATTGCTCGGCAGGTCCAACAAAAGGAATCTCAAGAAATTCTATTTAACCGATTAGTGATTGAAAAAGCAAACGAGGACTGCCAGAGGGTTTTGAAAATGCTTAAGGATCCCACCCTGTTGGAGATGATAGAGGCCTGCAAAAACGTATATTCCAACGCCAATAAAGCACGAGTCATGGCCGCTGCATTCTCAGGGCCCCAACACTGCTTTGAATGCGGGGAAAAAGGGCACTTTAGAAAACATTGCCCAAAATACAGGTCGGAGCCCAACCTGCCAAACACCTTATGTCGCAGGTGTGGGAAGGGGCGCCATTGGACCGCCAATTGCAGGTCCAAGACCAACCTTAATGGTGAACCCCTCTCCCCAAAACCATCTCCCAAACTCCGTAAGAAAGTGACTTTCTCATCAATGCCCAACCTAAGTCACTGTCCCTGCGAGCAGTCGGGAAACGGGGAGCTGAGCGCCAGGGGGGGCGCGATGACACAAGTTGCCCCCCATTCCATCTTGCGCCAGCCACGCCCAGCTACCCCGTAA